In Juglans regia cultivar Chandler chromosome 5, Walnut 2.0, whole genome shotgun sequence, the following are encoded in one genomic region:
- the LOC118348436 gene encoding uncharacterized protein LOC118348436: protein MGTNKERIEQLEVGLGGVQDGLHRMELGMTDRLRQMEETLNRLSNVLLANQEVPNHHQEGHDGGREANQWWQWIRRTFQEEGRALSWENFEDELWARFGPSECEDFDEALSRIKQSGSLREYQREFERLGNRVRGWTQKALIGTFMGGLRTDISDGIRMFKPQTLKEAISFARMRDDQLARQRRFIRSPPPVRGPLALPPLNRTAPTAPVALVRRLSWEEMQRKRLQGLCFNCNERFTAGHKCQGPRILMLEGDDEDANVICDGENEEPTGEEIHEGPIDPTITLHALTGWTAPKTMRVAARIGAHNVITLVDSGSTHNFISERMANLLRLPVIPTKTFTVRVANGENLKCHGRFDQVPVNLQGIKFSLTLYALPLTGLDLVLGIQWLELLGSVVCNWKKMTMEFSWGNQTRLLVGIDGQDIQAATLKELSKGVCPGHTIFAMCMQVTNKETQNQIHPSMQAVLQEFSDVFTEPSSLPHVREIDHSIPLREGTEPVNVRPYRYAHYQKDEIEKQVQEMLNSGLVQPSTSPFSSPVLLVKKKDGNWRFCTDYRALNAATIKDRFPIPTVEDMLDELYGATYFTKLDLRAGYHQVRVNPLDIPKTAFRTHNGHYEYLVMPFGLCNAPSTFQAVMNSIFRPHLRKFILVFFDDILIYSPNWGAHLEHVRQALEILRQHQFFAKASKCAFGLQEMEYLGHIVTNQGVEVDKNKIAAMVAWPRPTNISDLRGFLGLTGYYRKFVQNYGIIARPLTNLLKKGQFGWTEEAETAFLALKQAMTSTPTLAMPNFNDSFTIETDASGDGIGARVATPEQQKWVAKLLGYDYEILYRPGRENSAADALSRKQGSPILHGIFIPQASLWEEIKQAAATDPYVNSKGRLATDQPNGPYKWRHGLLLFKDKVVIPDDRALREKLLHEIHDTKMGGHSGVLRTCKRLRQQFYWPGMHKSLQEYIKACEVCQKVKTETLNPAGLLQPLPIPCRVWDDISLDFIEGLPISQGKDTIMVVVDRLSKSAHFLTLTHPFTAKTVADKFVEGIVKLHGMPQSVISDRDPIFISKFWQEFFKMSGTKLQLSSAYHPQTDGQTEVVNRCLEQYLRCFVHQWPRKWSSYLPWAEYWYNTTYHSSTGMTPFQALYGRLPPAIPSYTEGLSPVHEVDQQLLNRDEILQQLKSNLASSINRMKQIADTKRRAISFDVGERVLLKLHPYRQQTAFKRAHQKLATRFYGPYEILQKCGPVAYKLKLPEGSRIHPVFHVSLLKQYREHDGHKEPTPLPPISDEGIIELEPQAILDTRWIKHGGQLLEESLVQRKHLPTEEATWEPTTALLDKFSHTILEDKDPLVGGSTDKPRRSSRVHKPNPKYLG from the exons ATGGGAACCAATAAGGAGCGTATCGAGCAGTTGGAGGTCGGGCTTGGTGGAGTGCAGGATGGGCTACATAGGATGGAGCTCGGCATGACCGATAGGCTTCGTCAGATGGAAGAAACTCTCAATCGCCTTTCCAATGTCTTGCTTGCCAACCAAGAAGTTCCTAATCACCATCAAGAAGGCCACGACGGGGGAC GAGAGGCcaaccaatggtggcaatggatCCGCAGAACATTCCAAGAAGAAGGGCGCGCTCTCTCAtgggaaaattttgaagatgaactcTGGGCTCGCTTTGGGCCTTCGGAGTGCGAAGATTTTGACGAAGCCCTTTCAAGGATTAAACAGTCGGGTTCCTTGCGTGAATACCAGCGGGAATTCGAACGCTTGGGCAATCGAGTTAGAGGCTGGACACAAAAGGCGCTGATCGGAACATTTATGGGTGGTTTACGAACTGACATCTCAGACGGGATTCGCATGTTTAAACCACAAACGTTGAAAGAGGCCATCAGCTTCGCACGCATGAGAGATGACCAGCTGGCAAGACAACGGAGATTCATAAGATCTCCACCTCCAGTGCGGGGCCCCCTAGCGCTTCCGCCACTAAACCGAACAGCGCCAACAGCACCTGTGGCCCTAGTTCGACGTCTAAGTTGGGAAGAGATGCAGCGAAAACGACTTCAAGGCCTATGCTTCAACTGTAATGAACGATTTACTGCAGGACATAAATGTCAAGGGCCCCGGATTCTTATGTTGGAAGGAGACGATGAAGATGCAAACGTTATCTGTGATGGTGAAAATGAAGAACCAACCGGAGAGGAGATCCACGAAGGGCCTATCGATCCAACAATTACGTTGCATGCATTAACAGGTTGGACAGCACCCAAGACCATGCGAGTGGCTGCCAGAATCGGTGCACACAACGTCATTACGCTAGTCGATAGTGGGTCAACTCACAATTTTATTAGTGAGCGTATGGCCAACCTACTTCGATTACCAGTGATACCAACTAAAACCTTCACTGTGCGGGTAGCTAATGGCGAGAATCTTAAATGCCACGGGAGGTTCGATCAGGTACCAGTAAATTTGCAAGGCATCAAATTCTCATTAACTCTATATGCTCTACCACTCACAGGATTGGATCTAGTTCTGGGAATTCAATGGCTTGAACTACTCGGGTCAGTGGTGTGCAACTGGAAAAAGATGACCATGGAATTTTCTTGGGGGAACCAGACCAGACTATTGGTGGGAATCGATGGCCAAGATATTCAAGCGGCAACTCTTAAAGAATTATCCAAAGGTGTTTGCCCAGGCCATACCATATTTGCTATGTGCATGCAGGTCACCAATAAAGAAACCCAAAACCAGATACACCCGAGCATGCAAGCTGTGCTACAAGAATTTTCGGATGTCTTCACAGAACCGTCGAGCTTACCTCATGTCCGTGAAATTGATCACAGCATTCCATTGAGAGAGGGAACCGAACCAGTAAATGTGCGGCCATACCGCTATGCGCATTATCaaaaagatgagattgaaaAACAGGTCCAAGAAATGCTAAACTCAGGACTTGTTCAACCAAGTACTAGCCCATTTTCATCGCCGGTATTATTGGTCAAGAAAAAAGATGGCAATTGGCGTTTTTGTACAGATTATCGCGCACTCAACGCAGCAACAATTAAAGATCGATTCCCAATCCCCACTGTTGAAGACATGCTAGATGAACTCTATGGTGCCACGTATTTTACCAAGCTCGATTTACGGGCTGGGTACCATCAGGTACGAGTAAATCCTCTTGATATTCCTAAGACTGCTTTCCGAACGCATAATGGACATTACGAGTacttggttatgccatttggcttATGTAATGCACCATCTACATTTCAAGCCGTTATGAATTCCATTTTTCGTCCTCATCTTAGAAAATTTAtcttagttttctttgatgacatattgATCTATAGCCCTAATTGGGGTGCACACTTAGAGCATGTCAGGCAAGCCTTAGAAATATTGAGGCAACATCAATTCTTTGCCAAGGCAAGTAAATGCGCCTTTGGGCTACAGGAAATGGAATATTTGGGGCATATTGTTACCAACCAAGGAGTCGAGgtggacaaaaataaaatagcagcAATGGTGGCATGGCCACGACCTACTAATATTTCAGATCTACGTGGATTTTTAGGCCTGACAGGGTACTACCGAAAGTTCGTCCAAAATTATGGCATTATAGCTCGGCCACTTACCAACCTCCTCAAGAAAGGCCAGTTCGGGTGGACCGAAGAAGCTGAGACTGCCTTCCTTGCACTTAAGCAGGCCATGACATCAACCCCTACATTAGCAATGCCCAACTTCAACGACTCCTTCACCATTGAGACAGATGCCTCCGGCGACGGAATTGGAGCT CGGGTCGCCACACCAGAACAACAAAAATGGGTAGCAAAGCTTCTCGGATATGACTATGAAATACTGTATCGCCCTGGACGTGAAAATTCAGCTGCAGATGCACTATCCCGTAAACAGGGCAGTCCTATTCTTCACGGAATTTTCATTCCGCAAGCCAGTTTATGGGAAGAAATCAAGCAAGCCGCAGCGACAGATCCGTACGTCAATTCAAAGGGTCGTTTGGCAACTGACCAACCCAACGGACCATACAAATGGCGTCACGGGCTACTTCTCTTCAAAGACAAAGTTGTCATTCCAGATGACAGAGCCCTACGCGAGAAACTGCTGCATGAGATTCATGATACCAAGATGGGCGGACACTCCGGCGTTTTACGCACATGCAAACGATTGAGGCAGCAGTTCTATTGGCCCGGCATGCATAAATCACTCCAAGAATACATCAAAGCGTGCGAGGTATGTCAAAAGGTCAAAACCGAAACACTAAATCCTGCAGGACTCCTTCAGCCATTGCCCATTCCCTGTAGAGTGTGGGACGACATCTCCTTAGATTTTATCGAAGGTCTGCCAATCTCCCAAGGCAAAGACACAATTATGGTGGTTGTCGACAGGCTGAGTAAATCAGCGCATTTCCTTACATTGACCCATCCATTTACTGCTAAAACCGTGGCAGATAAATTTGTAGAAGGAATTGTCAAACTCCACGGAATGCCCCAGTCCGTGATTAGTGACCGAGATCCAATTTTCATTAGTAAATTTTGgcaagaattttttaaaatgtcagGTACTAAATTGCAGCTCAGTTCCGCATACCACCCACAGACCGACGGACAAACGGAGGTAGTCAATCGCTGCCTTGAACAATACCTGCGATGTTTCGTGCACCAGTGGCCCCGCAAATGGAGTTCTTATTTACCTTGGGCAGAATATTGGTACAATACCACCTATCATAGTTCTACAGGGATGACTCCATTCCAGGCACTATATGGCAGGCTGCCTCCTGCCATCCCATCGTATACAGAAGGACTATCCCCAGTTCACGAAGTCGACCAACAACTACTCAATCGAGATGAAATACTCCAACAACTCAAGAGTAACTTGGCCAGCTCAATTAATCGAATGAAGCAAATTGCAGACACCAAGCGGAGGGCTATTTCGTTCGACGTCGGCGAACGGGTTTTGTTGAAGCTACACCCTTACCGTCAACAAACAGCTTTCAAACGGGCCCATCAGAAATTAGCTACTCGTTTTTACGGGCCCTACGAAATCTTACAGAAATGTGGACCAGTGGCGTACAAATTAAAATTGCCGGAAGGCTCACGCATTCATCCAGTGTTTCATGTATCGCTACTTAAACAATACAGGGAGCATGACGGCCATAAAGAGCCAACGCCGTTGCCACCCATCTCAGATGAAGGAATTATTGAACTCGAACCACAAGCAATTCTGGACACTCGCTGGATCAAGCATGGAGGACAGCTTCTTGAAGAAAGCTTAGTGCAAAGGAAGCATTTGCCCACGGAAGAAGCCACCTGGGAACCCACTACGGCATTACTAGACAAATTCTCGCATACCatccttgaggacaaggatccgCTGGTTGGGGGGAGTACTGATAAGCCACGTCGTTCATCAAGAGTCcataaaccaaatcccaaatatttgggatga